The proteins below are encoded in one region of Leptotrichia sp. oral taxon 218:
- a CDS encoding RluA family pseudouridine synthase, which yields MKKFRIEKEHQRMKISQYLREVQNYSGRSLRNVEVFLNGKQVRLTKKLPSHGNLKVVEKKKGTDIKPIKLPIDIVFEDEDILVVNKEPFLLTHPTQKKVDFTLANGVVNHFLEKYGEVRVPRFYNRLDMNTSGLIIIAKNSFAQAFLQNFSIFEKKYLAIVNGIIDDEEISRIKDELAKDGENHKIQDFEKENLKAEVEKVNFGKMKKYDEIEKIENNSNFENKDNKIGENINFDSKKENNNLNLESKSNFENINFKINKNIDFDSKNTKYNLNLKDKNDFNNEILEKNGTNKIIIERRIFRDGDNLERIIDERGQYAKTAVKVLKTYPEKNVTLVECELFTGRTHQIRVHLKSIGHTIVGDELYGTGLNKELGINRQFLHAYKVKFTHPASKEEVELEIPIFTDMKDFLEK from the coding sequence TTGAAAAAATTTAGGATTGAGAAGGAACATCAGAGAATGAAAATTTCCCAGTATTTGCGAGAAGTGCAGAATTATTCGGGGAGAAGTTTGAGAAATGTGGAAGTTTTTTTGAATGGGAAGCAAGTTAGGCTTACGAAAAAATTGCCGTCGCATGGAAATTTGAAGGTTGTGGAGAAGAAGAAAGGGACTGATATTAAGCCAATTAAATTGCCGATTGATATAGTGTTTGAAGATGAAGATATTTTGGTTGTGAATAAGGAGCCGTTTTTGTTAACACATCCAACACAGAAAAAGGTTGATTTTACTTTGGCAAATGGGGTTGTGAATCATTTTTTGGAAAAATATGGTGAAGTGAGAGTGCCACGATTTTATAACAGACTCGATATGAATACATCTGGATTGATTATTATTGCTAAAAACAGCTTTGCACAGGCGTTTTTGCAAAATTTTTCGATTTTTGAGAAAAAATATTTGGCGATTGTGAATGGAATTATTGATGATGAAGAAATTTCTAGAATTAAAGATGAATTGGCAAAAGATGGGGAAAATCATAAAATTCAGGATTTTGAGAAAGAAAATTTGAAAGCTGAAGTTGAAAAAGTTAATTTTGGAAAAATGAAAAAGTATGATGAAATTGAGAAAATTGAAAATAATTCAAATTTTGAAAATAAAGATAACAAAATTGGAGAAAATATAAATTTTGACAGTAAAAAAGAAAATAATAATTTAAATCTGGAAAGTAAAAGCAATTTTGAAAATATAAATTTTAAAATAAATAAAAATATAGATTTTGACAGCAAAAATACAAAATATAATTTAAATTTGAAAGATAAAAATGATTTTAATAATGAAATTTTGGAAAAAAATGGAACAAATAAAATAATTATCGAAAGACGGATTTTTCGAGATGGCGATAATTTGGAGAGAATTATTGACGAGAGAGGTCAGTATGCGAAAACGGCTGTAAAAGTGTTGAAAACTTATCCTGAAAAAAATGTGACGCTTGTGGAATGTGAGCTTTTTACGGGAAGAACACATCAAATTCGTGTGCATTTGAAATCAATTGGGCATACAATTGTTGGGGATGAGCTTTATGGAACTGGCTTAAATAAAGAGCTTGGGATAAATAGACAATTTTTACATGCTTACAAGGTAAAATTTACACATCCTGCGAGTAAAGAGGAAGTTGAATTGGAAATACCTATTTTTACTGATATGAAAGACTTTTTAGAAAAATAA
- a CDS encoding MATE family efflux transporter: MKKFNFSVDLINDNILKSLLIFSIPILVSNIFQQLYNMADIAIVGHTLGDNSLAAIGASAAIFELIFGFALGIGNGLSMVTARSYGANNKNLLKKSVAGSIVIGLMVTIAVMILSRFILMPLLKILHTPENIINEAFEYINIITMFIGVTFSYNLSSGLLRAIGNSFMSLVFLVIASILNIFLDIYFITSLKMGIGGAAVATVIAQAISVILSVIYIYIKEPILIPRKKHFRFDAKLYRELLGQGISMGLMIAIVLTGSLILQYAINGFGYLIIAGHTSARKLMGFCNIPLTTMALALATFVSQNKGADRVDRIRKGVFYANLMDIFFAIGITIFVYLFSKNMIHLMSGSNSEVVLYNGSTYLKIASPFFTILGVLFNLRYALQALGEKVIPLVSSIIEFFGKIIFVIFIVPKLGYFGVMICEPLIWIVMTGQLAWAFYGNEYIRKKNWNNKKTGHC, translated from the coding sequence ATGAAAAAATTTAATTTTTCTGTTGATTTAATAAACGACAACATTTTGAAATCACTACTGATTTTTTCAATACCAATTTTAGTGTCAAATATTTTTCAGCAACTTTACAATATGGCGGACATTGCTATTGTTGGACATACTTTAGGAGACAATTCACTTGCAGCAATTGGGGCCTCAGCAGCAATTTTTGAGCTAATTTTTGGTTTTGCGCTTGGAATTGGGAATGGGCTTAGTATGGTTACAGCGAGAAGTTACGGAGCGAATAATAAAAATCTTTTGAAAAAATCGGTTGCAGGTTCGATTGTTATTGGACTTATGGTAACAATTGCCGTGATGATTTTATCAAGATTTATTTTAATGCCGTTGCTAAAAATTTTACATACACCTGAAAATATCATAAATGAAGCATTTGAATACATAAACATTATAACAATGTTCATAGGAGTAACTTTTTCCTATAATTTGTCATCAGGACTTTTGAGAGCAATCGGAAACAGTTTTATGTCGCTTGTATTTTTAGTAATTGCCTCAATTTTGAATATTTTTCTTGATATTTATTTCATAACTTCCCTAAAAATGGGAATTGGTGGTGCAGCAGTCGCAACTGTTATCGCACAAGCAATATCTGTAATTTTAAGCGTAATTTACATTTACATAAAAGAACCAATTTTAATTCCAAGAAAAAAACATTTCCGATTCGACGCAAAATTATACAGAGAATTGCTCGGACAAGGAATTTCAATGGGATTAATGATTGCAATTGTATTAACAGGATCACTAATTTTACAATACGCAATAAACGGATTTGGCTATTTAATCATCGCTGGACATACTTCGGCAAGAAAATTAATGGGATTTTGCAACATTCCACTAACAACAATGGCACTTGCACTAGCAACCTTCGTTTCTCAAAATAAAGGAGCCGACAGAGTCGACAGAATACGAAAAGGCGTATTTTATGCAAACCTAATGGACATCTTTTTTGCAATCGGAATCACAATTTTCGTTTACCTATTTTCAAAAAATATGATTCACCTAATGTCTGGCTCAAACTCCGAAGTAGTCCTTTACAACGGCTCAACCTACCTAAAAATCGCCTCTCCATTTTTCACAATATTAGGCGTTTTATTCAACTTAAGATACGCTTTACAAGCTCTAGGAGAAAAAGTAATCCCTCTAGTTTCCAGTATAATCGAATTTTTTGGGAAAATAATTTTCGTAATTTTTATTGTGCCAAAGTTGGGGTATTTTGGTGTGATGATTTGCGAGCCGCTGATTTGGATTGTGATGACTGGGCAGTTGGCTTGGGCGTTTTATGGGAATGAGTATATTAGGAAAAAAAACTGGAATAATAAAAAAACAGGGCATTGTTAA
- a CDS encoding SDR family oxidoreductase: MKTKYTVITGASSGIGKAVALKFAERNKNLILIARRKNLLEDLKSEILKKNPDLDIIVIDFDLTDVGKIPELYSKLNNYHIETLINNAGFGMYGDVKEQPLNKISDMLHLNVEALTLLSSLYVQDYHNEKGSQLINISSAGGYTIVPNGIVYCATKFYVNAFTEGLALELKQNNAQLKAKVLAPAATKTNFGNVATGKTDFDYDKSYPNYHTSEEMADFIIQLYESDKTVGYINRETFEFDLSDGFFQNAFSSKNNMKF, encoded by the coding sequence ATGAAAACAAAATATACTGTTATAACAGGAGCAAGTTCGGGAATAGGAAAGGCTGTGGCTCTAAAATTTGCAGAAAGAAATAAAAATCTTATTCTGATTGCACGAAGAAAGAATTTACTAGAGGATCTAAAAAGCGAAATTTTGAAGAAAAATCCTGATTTGGACATTATTGTAATAGATTTTGACTTAACTGATGTCGGTAAAATCCCTGAACTATATTCAAAATTAAACAATTATCACATTGAAACTTTAATAAACAATGCTGGATTTGGAATGTATGGTGATGTAAAAGAGCAGCCTTTAAATAAAATTTCAGATATGCTTCATCTCAATGTAGAAGCATTAACTTTGTTATCTTCCTTATACGTCCAAGATTACCACAACGAAAAAGGATCTCAATTAATCAATATCTCCTCAGCAGGAGGCTACACAATCGTCCCGAATGGAATTGTCTACTGTGCCACAAAATTTTACGTAAACGCCTTCACAGAGGGACTCGCACTAGAATTAAAGCAAAATAACGCACAATTAAAAGCAAAAGTCCTAGCACCCGCTGCAACCAAAACTAACTTTGGAAATGTCGCAACTGGTAAAACTGATTTTGATTATGATAAATCTTATCCAAACTATCATACATCCGAAGAAATGGCAGATTTTATCATTCAACTTTACGAAAGCGACAAAACTGTCGGTTACATCAATCGTGAAACTTTTGAATTTGACTTATCCGATGGATTTTTTCAAAATGCGTTTAGTTCTAAAAATAATATGAAATTTTAA
- a CDS encoding RNA-guided endonuclease TnpB family protein — translation MYLTLKQQVKHLSKKEFRNLKYLCHIAKNLTNEAIYNIRQHYFQNKKYLNYNENYKMLKNSENYKKLNSNMAQQILKEVDGSFKSFFGLLKLAKNGQYDNKKIKLPKYLAKDGFTTLVIGFVRLKDDILIVPYSNSFKKTHQEVKIKLPPVLKGKKIKEIRIIPKQHSRYFEIQYTYEVEEVQRELNKENGLGIDLGIDNLCTCVTNNGASFIIDGRKLKSINQYYNKTNAKLQSIKDKQKIEHITLRQKRIARKRNNRIEDYLSKAARIIINYCLNNDIGKLVLGYNEDFQRKSNIGSINNQNFVNIPYGKLRDKLIYLCKLYGIEFKLQEESYTSKASFFDGDEIPIYDKENQKEYIFSGKRIKRGLYQTSKGYQLNADCNGALNILRKSKVVDLSVLYNRGELNTPKRIRIA, via the coding sequence ATGTATTTAACATTAAAACAACAGGTAAAACATCTTAGTAAAAAAGAGTTTAGAAATTTAAAATATTTGTGCCATATAGCCAAGAACTTAACTAATGAAGCTATATATAATATTAGACAACACTATTTTCAAAATAAAAAGTATTTAAATTATAACGAAAACTATAAAATGCTTAAAAATAGTGAAAATTACAAGAAATTAAATTCTAATATGGCTCAACAAATTCTAAAAGAAGTAGACGGAAGTTTCAAATCATTTTTTGGACTTTTAAAACTTGCTAAAAATGGTCAATATGATAATAAGAAAATAAAATTACCTAAATATCTTGCTAAAGATGGATTTACAACTCTTGTTATAGGTTTTGTTAGATTAAAAGATGATATTCTGATAGTTCCTTATTCAAATTCGTTTAAGAAAACTCATCAGGAAGTTAAAATTAAGCTGCCACCAGTATTGAAAGGTAAGAAGATAAAAGAAATTAGAATAATACCAAAACAACATTCTAGGTACTTTGAAATTCAATATACTTATGAAGTAGAAGAAGTTCAAAGGGAATTAAATAAAGAAAATGGACTAGGAATTGATTTAGGTATAGATAATCTTTGTACTTGTGTAACTAATAACGGAGCATCATTCATAATAGATGGTAGAAAATTAAAATCAATAAATCAATACTATAATAAGACAAATGCAAAATTGCAAAGCATTAAAGATAAGCAAAAGATAGAGCATATAACATTAAGGCAAAAGAGAATAGCTAGAAAGAGAAATAATCGTATAGAAGATTATCTTTCAAAAGCAGCAAGAATAATAATAAATTATTGTCTTAATAATGATATAGGAAAACTAGTTCTAGGATACAATGAAGATTTTCAAAGGAAATCAAATATAGGAAGTATAAATAATCAAAACTTTGTAAATATACCATATGGAAAATTAAGAGATAAATTAATATATCTATGTAAACTATATGGAATAGAATTTAAACTGCAAGAAGAGAGTTATACATCAAAAGCAAGTTTCTTTGATGGAGATGAAATCCCGATATATGATAAAGAAAATCAAAAAGAATATATATTCAGTGGAAAAAGGATAAAAAGAGGACTATATCAAACAAGTAAAGGCTATCAATTAAATGCAGATTGTAACGGGGCATTAAATATATTAAGAAAAAGTAAAGTTGTGGACTTAAGCGTCCTATACAATAGAGGTGAGCTGAACACACCTAAAAGAATAAGGATAGCATAA
- a CDS encoding MarR family transcriptional regulator, which translates to MHENFSKHIGKLVCRHGSKPCNKETELLRTLKAGITTT; encoded by the coding sequence TTGCACGAAAATTTTAGTAAGCATATAGGGAAACTTGTATGTAGACACGGATCAAAACCGTGCAACAAAGAAACTGAATTGCTGAGAACTCTTAAAGCTGGTATAACCACAACATAA
- a CDS encoding MerR family transcriptional regulator yields the protein MQIKEFSEKTGLTPYTIRFYEKKDLFRVKRDEKNRRIYDETDIEWIKMLKRLKDMGMKLSEIKKYSDLRYEGNGTIKERMKILTNHKKYVNIEIEKWQKYLQNLDDKLEIYENYLKNKK from the coding sequence ATGCAAATAAAGGAATTTTCAGAAAAAACAGGCTTAACTCCATATACAATAAGGTTTTATGAAAAAAAGGACCTGTTTCGTGTAAAAAGAGACGAAAAGAATAGAAGAATATACGATGAAACTGATATTGAATGGATAAAAATGTTAAAAAGATTAAAAGACATGGGAATGAAATTGAGTGAAATTAAGAAATATTCAGATTTGCGATATGAAGGGAACGGAACGATAAAAGAAAGAATGAAAATTTTGACAAATCATAAAAAATATGTAAACATAGAAATTGAAAAGTGGCAAAAATATTTACAAAATCTTGATGATAAACTTGAGATTTATGAAAATTATTTGAAAAATAAAAAATAA
- a CDS encoding malolactic enzyme, with product MKSGYEILNDPFLNKGTAFTKEEREKYGLLGLLPAQFQTIETQAKQVYKQFQAKDKLIEKRHFLMEIFNTNRTLFYYLFNEHVVEFMPIVYDPVIAESIENYSELFVNPQNAAYLSVKEPENIEITLKNASSDRNVRLIVVTDAEGILGIGDWGTNGVDISVGKLMVYTAAAGIDPSTVLPVVIDAGTNRKELLENEFYLGNKFERVRGDEYYNFIDKFVKTAEKIFPDLYLHWEDFGRLNAANILKKYENEIATFNDDIQGTGIITLAGILGALKISGEKLTDQVYMCFGAGTAGAGIAKRIFDEMIEQGLSETEAKKRFYLVDKQGLLFEDTEGLTPEQIPFARKRDEFENSDELINLEAAVKAIKPTILVGTSTVPKTFTKEIIQEMAKHTKRPIIFPLSNPTKLAEASAKDLIEWTDGRALIATGIPSDPIEYKGIVYEIGQANNALIYPGLGLGIIATKSRLVNNKIISAAAHSLGGIIDTNKPGAAVLPPVSKLTEFSETVALAVGESVLEQKLNRDPVDDLKEAIKNTKWIPKYKKL from the coding sequence ATGAAATCAGGTTATGAAATTTTGAATGATCCTTTTCTTAACAAAGGAACAGCATTTACAAAAGAAGAAAGAGAAAAATATGGATTATTGGGACTATTGCCAGCACAATTCCAAACGATAGAAACTCAAGCGAAACAAGTTTACAAACAATTTCAAGCGAAAGATAAATTAATAGAAAAAAGACATTTTTTGATGGAAATTTTTAACACAAATAGAACATTATTTTATTATTTATTTAATGAACACGTTGTTGAGTTTATGCCTATTGTTTATGATCCTGTAATTGCAGAAAGTATAGAAAATTACAGCGAATTATTTGTAAATCCTCAGAATGCGGCTTATTTGTCAGTAAAAGAACCAGAAAATATAGAAATAACTTTAAAAAATGCATCAAGTGATAGAAACGTTCGATTGATAGTTGTTACTGATGCTGAAGGAATTTTAGGAATTGGGGATTGGGGGACTAATGGAGTGGATATTTCAGTTGGAAAGTTAATGGTTTATACTGCTGCAGCTGGAATTGATCCTTCTACAGTTCTTCCAGTTGTGATTGATGCAGGTACGAATAGAAAAGAATTGTTGGAAAATGAATTTTATTTGGGAAATAAATTTGAAAGAGTTAGAGGTGACGAATATTATAACTTTATTGATAAATTTGTAAAAACAGCTGAGAAAATTTTCCCGGATTTGTATCTTCATTGGGAAGATTTTGGAAGATTAAATGCTGCTAATATTTTGAAAAAGTATGAAAATGAAATTGCAACTTTTAATGATGACATACAGGGAACAGGAATTATTACTTTAGCTGGAATTTTAGGAGCATTAAAAATTTCTGGTGAAAAACTTACGGATCAAGTTTACATGTGTTTTGGTGCAGGAACTGCTGGAGCTGGAATTGCTAAAAGAATTTTTGATGAAATGATTGAACAAGGACTTTCTGAAACAGAAGCAAAAAAACGTTTTTATTTAGTTGATAAGCAAGGATTATTATTTGAAGATACAGAAGGATTGACACCAGAACAAATTCCTTTTGCTAGAAAACGTGATGAATTTGAAAATTCTGATGAACTAATAAATTTAGAAGCAGCAGTTAAAGCTATAAAACCAACAATTTTAGTAGGAACTTCAACGGTACCAAAAACTTTTACAAAAGAGATCATACAAGAAATGGCAAAACATACAAAAAGACCTATAATTTTTCCATTAAGTAATCCTACAAAATTAGCAGAAGCATCTGCGAAGGATCTTATTGAATGGACAGATGGAAGAGCTCTTATTGCAACAGGAATTCCATCAGATCCTATAGAATATAAAGGAATTGTTTATGAAATTGGACAAGCTAATAACGCATTAATTTATCCTGGATTAGGACTTGGAATTATTGCAACAAAATCAAGACTTGTAAATAACAAGATAATTTCAGCAGCAGCTCATTCATTAGGGGGAATTATTGATACAAACAAACCTGGTGCTGCAGTACTTCCACCTGTATCGAAATTAACAGAATTTTCTGAAACGGTAGCACTTGCAGTAGGAGAAAGTGTATTAGAACAAAAATTAAATAGAGATCCTGTTGATGATTTAAAAGAAGCAATTAAAAATACAAAATGGATTCCTAAATACAAAAAACTTTAA
- a CDS encoding UPF0236 family transposase-like protein, which translates to MFSFKLSFEQQFKLFITKAFEILFRVYVKKVDDRFFHSNERKDRFKSKEFIKKTVTTAFGYVTFERRKYVDKKTGVCYYIDEKIGLKRYRRLSEELIFTILFEYQHTAASFIAKTYGISKATVYNLVNSFEMPKLNIERFETFFANYGKDRDKAHKVYFNGTRSDTMEKVIETNCLADIISEAGKGTNIPYLRGGERLIREVLKEISQSRMI; encoded by the coding sequence ATTTTTTCCTTCAAACTTTCGTTTGAACAACAATTTAAACTATTTATCACAAAGGCTTTTGAAATATTGTTTAGAGTTTATGTCAAAAAAGTTGATGACAGATTTTTTCATTCCAATGAAAGAAAGGATAGATTTAAAAGCAAAGAGTTTATCAAAAAAACTGTTACTACTGCTTTTGGGTATGTAACTTTTGAACGTCGAAAATATGTAGACAAGAAAACAGGCGTCTGCTACTACATTGATGAAAAAATTGGACTTAAGCGGTACAGACGGCTTTCTGAGGAGCTGATTTTTACTATACTTTTTGAATATCAGCATACTGCGGCTTCATTTATTGCAAAGACTTACGGTATTTCAAAAGCTACCGTGTATAATCTTGTCAATTCTTTTGAAATGCCAAAACTTAATATTGAAAGGTTCGAAACTTTCTTTGCAAACTACGGCAAGGATAGGGACAAGGCTCACAAAGTGTATTTTAATGGGACAAGATCGGATACAATGGAAAAAGTAATAGAAACAAATTGTTTGGCAGATATTATTAGCGAAGCAGGAAAAGGGACAAATATTCCATATTTAAGAGGAGGAGAAAGATTGATAAGGGAAGTTCTGAAGGAAATATCACAAAGCAGAATGATTTAA
- a CDS encoding endonuclease, whose translation MLAYTNITWGFVLLSPFIIPILILLTFWFFVSKRKFNFLIAFTILSLLFVRYLRFPYDTVNRNSELEISKNFLIKRTLSSDSEHEVYKLVDKTKPEDLILYLDGLSKINNNWIGYIEETDSYEGKYGVKPETYFWINGNKIEYNLDEKILEKKLNLKEIKLQDAEHLVDKFGSKKEILYLYQLDKTGDLDENISLNSELSKKLETKYKKDRAFYLMFWSVMLLIEIIYLYIKNRKNHEK comes from the coding sequence ATGCTTGCATATACAAATATAACTTGGGGATTTGTCTTGTTATCCCCTTTTATAATTCCAATATTAATTTTATTAACTTTCTGGTTTTTTGTTTCAAAACGAAAGTTTAATTTTCTTATCGCATTTACAATTTTATCATTATTATTTGTTAGGTATCTTCGTTTTCCTTATGACACAGTTAATCGTAACAGCGAACTTGAAATATCAAAAAATTTTTTGATAAAGAGAACTTTAAGCTCAGATTCGGAACATGAAGTTTATAAACTTGTAGATAAGACAAAACCTGAGGATTTAATCTTGTATTTAGATGGATTATCTAAAATTAATAATAATTGGATTGGCTATATCGAGGAAACAGATTCTTATGAAGGAAAATATGGTGTCAAACCAGAAACATATTTTTGGATTAACGGTAATAAAATTGAATATAACTTAGATGAAAAAATTTTAGAAAAAAAATTAAATCTAAAAGAAATAAAATTACAGGATGCAGAGCACTTAGTTGATAAATTTGGAAGTAAAAAAGAAATTCTGTATCTATATCAATTAGATAAAACAGGAGATTTAGATGAAAATATTTCTTTAAATTCGGAATTAAGTAAGAAATTGGAAACAAAGTATAAAAAAGATAGAGCATTCTATTTGATGTTTTGGAGTGTAATGTTGCTTATAGAAATTATTTATCTGTATATAAAAAATAGAAAAAATCACGAAAAATAA
- a CDS encoding dicarboxylate/amino acid:cation symporter, whose translation MKKFGLTTRIMIGLALGVVFGMILSPFAANPFVKDVVIDSVLAFFGGMFINLMKVMIVPLVSISLAMGAASIGDVKKLRRIGTKVLGFYFATTAIAVAIGLFVARISNVGKGMIHGNLPKGEFEIAQQSKLIDVLLDMIPKNIVNAMSEEKMLAIIIFFLLLGVAITALGDKVKNLKTLLEEANELVLKMVELIMQVAPLGVFALISKVVASTGVDVLVKLVGFVVVTLIAFVIHTGVYQIMLVSMAKMNPIKFFKNFLNVISVAFSTSSSNATIPVNIETLSEKFGVSEEISSFTIPLGATVNMDGTAIMQGVAAVFIANLYNIQLGPTQYIGIILTAVLASVGTAGVPGAGMLMLSLVLKQAGLPLEGIGVVIGVDRILDMFRTVVNITGDAVCTIVVAKSENEIREVNN comes from the coding sequence ATGAAAAAATTTGGCTTGACAACCAGAATTATGATTGGACTGGCACTTGGAGTTGTATTTGGAATGATTTTGAGTCCTTTTGCAGCTAATCCGTTTGTAAAAGATGTTGTTATTGATTCAGTTCTTGCGTTTTTTGGAGGAATGTTTATCAATCTTATGAAAGTTATGATTGTACCGCTTGTCTCTATTTCTCTTGCAATGGGAGCAGCTTCCATTGGAGATGTAAAAAAACTTAGAAGAATTGGGACAAAAGTTTTAGGATTTTATTTTGCAACTACTGCGATTGCCGTAGCTATTGGACTATTTGTAGCGAGAATTTCCAATGTTGGAAAAGGAATGATTCACGGAAATCTTCCAAAAGGAGAATTTGAAATTGCTCAGCAAAGTAAACTTATTGATGTATTGCTTGATATGATTCCAAAAAATATCGTAAATGCGATGTCAGAGGAAAAAATGTTAGCAATAATAATATTCTTCTTGCTTTTAGGAGTTGCAATTACAGCTTTGGGAGATAAAGTTAAAAATTTAAAAACTTTACTTGAAGAAGCAAATGAACTTGTGTTAAAAATGGTAGAACTTATAATGCAAGTTGCTCCACTTGGAGTTTTTGCACTAATTTCAAAAGTGGTTGCTTCAACAGGAGTGGATGTGCTAGTTAAATTAGTAGGATTTGTTGTCGTGACATTAATAGCTTTTGTAATTCATACAGGAGTTTATCAAATAATGCTTGTAAGTATGGCAAAAATGAATCCAATTAAGTTTTTCAAGAACTTTTTAAATGTTATTTCAGTAGCATTTTCTACATCGAGCAGCAATGCGACAATTCCAGTAAATATTGAAACATTATCAGAAAAATTCGGTGTTTCAGAAGAAATTAGCTCATTTACAATTCCATTGGGAGCAACAGTAAATATGGATGGAACTGCGATTATGCAAGGAGTTGCGGCAGTATTTATCGCAAATCTTTATAACATTCAGTTAGGACCAACACAATATATTGGAATTATTTTAACAGCGGTACTAGCTTCAGTCGGTACGGCAGGGGTTCCAGGAGCTGGAATGCTTATGTTGTCACTTGTGTTAAAACAAGCTGGATTACCGCTTGAAGGAATTGGAGTTGTAATTGGTGTTGACAGAATTCTTGATATGTTTAGAACAGTTGTAAATATTACAGGAGACGCTGTCTGTACAATTGTTGTGGCAAAGAGTGAAAATGAAATTAGAGAAGTAAATAACTAA
- a CDS encoding FAD-dependent oxidoreductase gives MSIKKDWAAKVLKRDKVANKTFEITVSKPEGFEYEVGQYVNFKFPEPYFETKDNMMRPLSIASHPEEDVLKFVVRESESDFKKMYKEIKMGDPVSLFGPLGNFIPVEIPKDQNIALLISGIGIAPVLPFFKKLKDEKHEGKIKLFYSNRTPDIVTYDKELENYPLGDNYEYIKVLTGVQKRIDGDFIEAHVGDLNDYVYYIVGTKEFIKSMRMALKDKGVDNKKVKIDNFG, from the coding sequence ATGAGTATAAAAAAAGATTGGGCGGCAAAAGTCCTGAAAAGAGATAAAGTTGCAAATAAAACTTTTGAAATCACTGTTTCAAAACCTGAAGGATTTGAATATGAAGTAGGTCAGTATGTTAATTTTAAATTTCCAGAACCATATTTTGAAACTAAAGACAATATGATGAGACCACTATCTATTGCTTCACATCCTGAAGAAGATGTACTAAAATTCGTAGTTCGTGAAAGTGAAAGTGATTTTAAAAAAATGTATAAAGAAATTAAAATGGGAGATCCTGTTTCACTTTTTGGACCACTTGGAAACTTTATTCCAGTAGAAATTCCTAAAGACCAAAATATAGCTCTTTTAATTTCAGGAATTGGAATTGCGCCAGTGTTACCATTTTTCAAAAAATTGAAAGATGAAAAACATGAAGGAAAAATAAAATTATTTTACAGCAATCGTACACCTGATATTGTAACTTATGACAAAGAATTGGAAAATTATCCGCTTGGCGATAATTACGAATATATAAAAGTTTTGACAGGAGTTCAAAAAAGAATTGATGGAGATTTTATTGAAGCTCATGTTGGAGATCTAAATGACTATGTTTATTATATCGTAGGAACTAAAGAATTTATTAAATCAATGAGAATGGCATTAAAAGATAAAGGTGTTGACAATAAAAAAGTAAAAATTGATAATTTTGGATAA